The DNA sequence GGCTTTGATCATGCCCGCCCCCTGGAAGACTGGGATCTGCCGGTCTGTCTGGGCATTCTCCGCCGTCGGCTGGAAGCCGAACTGCAGTCAGACGGCACGCGGGAGTTCATCAAGGTGCTGCGCCTGCTGGAACACCATCCGTTATCCGCACTGAAGCGTGCGGTGGAATACGCGCTGGACATTGATGCGACCCGCGCTTCTGCCATTCGCCTGATTCTGGAATACCAGCAGGAGTCACCGCTGACTCTGTTCAGCCTGGAAGGCCGTCCCCACCTGAAGCTGGTACAGGTGGCACAGACGGATGTTTCTGCTTACCAGTGCCTGTTAATCGGAGGTTAAACGTGACCAGAAAACAAACCAAAAGTCTGGTGCTGCTGCAGCACCATCTCAAGAGCCTGAGGCTGCCCACCATCCTCAGAGAATGCGAAAAGATCGCCGCCCGTTGTGCCACTGACAATGTCGACCATCTGGGATTCCTGTTACAGTTATGTGAACTGGAACTGATTGAACGGGATCGCCGGGCCGCGGAACGACGTCTGAAGGCGGCAAAGTTCCCGACGTATAAGACCCTGGAAACGTTCGATTTTCAGGCCCAGCCCGGCCTCAATAAACTGCTGGTCAGCGAACTGATGCGGGGTGAGTTTATCGAGCAGCGGGAGAATATCCTGCTGGTGGGTAATTCCGGCACCGGCAAGACGCACCTGGCAGTCGCCCTGGGGATTGCCGCCTGCGGCCAGGGAAAGCGGGTCCGCTTTTATCAGGTCACCGAACTGATTACCCAGTTAATGGAAGCCCGCGAACAGCGGGAGTTAACCCGCCTGAAAAAGCAGATCGCGAAACTCGATCTGCTGATTCTGGATGAACTGGGATATGTCCCCGCCAGTAAACTCGGCTCCGAGTTGCTGTTCGACGTCATCAGCACGGCCTATGAACGTTTCAGCCTGATCGTAACGACCAATCTGCCCTTTGAAAACTGGACTGAGGTCCTGGGCAGCGAACGGCTGACGGGGGCCACACTCGACCGGCTCACTCATCGCTGCCACATCCTGGAAACCACTGGTGAAAGTTACCGGTTACAGGACGCCAAACGGCGGCACACAAAAAGCTCAAGCAAGAAACCGCGACTGACGAAATAACAAAAGACCACGCATTCGTCCCCACACAGCCACATCCGGACGAATCCTGCACAGATAGCGCTACGGTTTTCAACCGGCAGGCGCTACGTTTTCTGACCGTTGTTTACATCATTGGACTGCCGGGCCGGAGAACGCTCACCACGAACGGCACAGCTTTTGTTCCGGCGAGGCGTTTTGATCCGCATCTGCAGGCCTTCTTCACAATAGAGGCGATACACCAGCTTGTGATTCACACGCCAGCCTTCCCGCTGTAACAGGATATGCAGCCGCCGATATCCATAACGCACACGAATGGTGGCCAGTTCGCGCAGTCGCATCCGCAGCTCGGCCCGTTCATCAAGAACACTCTGGTAACGGTGACTGGCTCGCGGAAAGCCGAGCACCTGGCAGGCACGCCGCTCACTGACTTCGTAGCAAACCTGAAGTTCCTGCACCAGAGTACGACGACGAGCGGGCCTCACAGCTTTTTTTTGAGAACATCCTGGAGCATGCTCTTGTCCAGACTCAGGTCAGCCACCAGTTGTTTGAGCTTCCGGTTTTCCTCTTCCAGCTGCTTCAGTCTGCGGACTTCAGCGACGCCCAGACCGGCGTATTTCTTCTTCCAGCGGTAAAATGTCTGTTCGGTGATCCCCATCTTCCTGACGATCTCCGCCACCGCAGTGCCGGACTCATGCTGCCGCAATGCAAAGGCAATCTGCTCTTCCGAATATCGTTTCCGTTTCATGCTGTCTGATCCTCCCACGAAAAATACAAGATAACAAAATCTCTCGCATTCCGCATGGATCAAGAATCGGGGAGAAGGTCAGTAAATTCATCCCTGGCGCGCCAGGGATGAATTTTTCGCGAACTCCACCGGGGTCTGATTTCCCAGCGAGCTGTGTGGGCGGTTTTCGTTATAGTCCAGCCGCCACTGGTCAATTTGTTCCTGTGCGTCTGCCAGGCTTAAAAACCAATGCTGGTTTAGACACTCCTGGCGAACTCGCCCGTTGAACGATTCAATATACGCATTGTCGGTTGGTTTTCCCAGTCGACTGAAATCCAGAGTCACTTTGTTGAAGTAAGCCCACCAGTCCAGACTCTTCGAAATGAACAACTCAGGGCCGTTATCTACACGGATTGACTGGGGACAGCCTCGAGCCTCTTTGATGCGATCCAGAGCTTTCACCACGTCATC is a window from the Gimesia benthica genome containing:
- the istB gene encoding IS21-like element helper ATPase IstB, coding for MTRKQTKSLVLLQHHLKSLRLPTILRECEKIAARCATDNVDHLGFLLQLCELELIERDRRAAERRLKAAKFPTYKTLETFDFQAQPGLNKLLVSELMRGEFIEQRENILLVGNSGTGKTHLAVALGIAACGQGKRVRFYQVTELITQLMEAREQRELTRLKKQIAKLDLLILDELGYVPASKLGSELLFDVISTAYERFSLIVTTNLPFENWTEVLGSERLTGATLDRLTHRCHILETTGESYRLQDAKRRHTKSSSKKPRLTK